One part of the Oceanihabitans sp. IOP_32 genome encodes these proteins:
- a CDS encoding nucleoside-diphosphate kinase — protein MATNRTFTMLKPDAVEKGHIGAILEKITASGFRIVALKLTQMTKADAEAFYAIHNERPFFGELVEFMTRGPIVAAILEKDNAVEDFRTLIGATNPADAAEGTIRKLFAASVGENAVHGSDSDENAAIESAFHFSGREMF, from the coding sequence ATGGCAACTAATAGAACATTTACTATGCTTAAGCCAGATGCTGTCGAAAAAGGACACATTGGTGCAATATTAGAAAAAATTACTGCTTCAGGATTTAGAATTGTAGCATTAAAATTAACACAAATGACTAAGGCTGACGCCGAAGCATTTTACGCAATACACAACGAGCGCCCATTTTTTGGTGAGTTGGTAGAGTTTATGACTCGTGGCCCAATTGTAGCGGCTATTTTGGAAAAAGATAATGCTGTTGAAGATTTTAGAACTTTAATTGGTGCTACAAATCCTGCTGATGCTGCCGAGGGTACTATTCGTAAATTATTTGCTGCCTCTGTAGGCGAAAATGCAGTTCACGGTAGTGATAGTGATGAAAACGCTGCAATTGAAAGTGCTTTCCATTTTTCTGGTAGAGAGATGTTTTAA
- the rplS gene encoding 50S ribosomal protein L19 — protein MESLVKFVQDEFVTKKDFPEFAAGDTITVYYEIREGEKVRTQFFRGVVIQRRGSGSSETFTIRKMSGTVGVERIFPVNLPALQKIEVNKRGAVRRARIYYFRGLTGKKARIRERRR, from the coding sequence ATGGAATCTTTAGTAAAGTTTGTACAAGACGAGTTTGTAACAAAAAAGGATTTTCCAGAGTTTGCTGCTGGAGACACAATTACAGTTTATTACGAAATTAGAGAGGGCGAAAAAGTGCGTACTCAGTTTTTTAGAGGTGTAGTAATTCAAAGAAGAGGATCTGGTTCTTCAGAAACTTTTACAATTAGAAAAATGTCTGGTACAGTTGGTGTAGAGCGTATCTTCCCAGTTAACTTACCAGCATTACAAAAAATTGAAGTTAATAAGCGTGGTGCAGTACGTAGAGCAAGAATCTACTACTTTAGAGGGCTTACTGGTAAGAAAGCTAGAATTAGAGAGCGTAGACGCTAG
- a CDS encoding cold-shock protein, whose product MSKGTVKFFNESKGFGFITEEGSNTEHFVHISGLIDEIREGDFVEFDLEEGRKGLNAVNVKVV is encoded by the coding sequence ATGAGTAAAGGAACAGTAAAATTCTTCAACGAGTCTAAAGGCTTCGGTTTTATAACAGAAGAAGGTTCAAACACAGAGCATTTTGTCCATATTTCTGGATTAATCGATGAGATTCGTGAAGGCGATTTTGTAGAGTTTGATTTAGAAGAAGGCAGAAAAGGCTTAAATGCCGTTAACGTAAAAGTGGTTTAG
- a CDS encoding alpha/beta hydrolase family protein has translation MKKHLFLLFILFSGGLLFAQENLTYQKPSNEILELAEAPRAPSIRMDSQGENIVFMYRSNYKSIETLSETEMRLGGLRINPKTNINSRQTYFNNLKVRNGRNNTEAAVAGLPENGRYANFSWSPNQKMMAFTNTVSTGVELWLLDIASNSAKKLTDANLNANTGRPFSWLKDNSALLIKTLVKDRKSLIDTKTAVPTGPTISVSEAGKKAQNRTYQDLLKNKTDEHNFEQLALSELHKVDLNGNTSLWMKAAMYRSVSFSPDGNYVMVTTIEKPFSYLVPYRRFPSKTTIYDPNGGLIKTILEVPLIEDLPKGFMAVRKGKRNLSWRADKPATLFWVEALDEGDPEKEVTHRDEVFELAAPFNGNPKSLLKTIGRFGGIEWGNNTTAVAYDYWWNTRNTKAYLFNPSKTKKEPVIISDRNYQDRYNDPGNFVTKRNEYGRYTLDIIDDKAFLIGDGYSEAGKFPFVDEMNLKTTKTSRLYQSELTDKVEDISSALDMEKGEILVRIESKNEFPNYYIRNIKEKTDPTPLTQFENPFSSIQNVYKEVIKYTREDGLELSGTLYLPTNYEKGKKYPMIMWAYPEEFKDKSSAGQNTKSANEFTYPWYGSPIYWVTKGYVVLDDASFPIVGEGDKEPNDTFVKQLISNAKAAIDAVDNLGYIHRDKVAVGGHSYGAFMTANLLSHSNLFAAGIARSGAYNRTLTPFGFQSEERNYWEAPEIYYNMSPFMHANTMKTPLLLIHGEADNNSGTYPLQSERYFNALKGLGAPVRLVMLPKESHGYRAEESVLHMLWEQDQWLEKHLKN, from the coding sequence ATGAAAAAACATCTTTTTTTATTATTCATCTTATTTTCTGGAGGTCTATTGTTTGCCCAAGAAAATCTGACCTATCAAAAACCTTCCAATGAAATTTTAGAATTGGCAGAAGCTCCTAGAGCGCCATCAATTAGAATGGACAGTCAAGGCGAAAACATTGTTTTTATGTACCGCAGTAATTACAAAAGCATTGAAACACTTTCTGAAACAGAAATGCGCTTGGGTGGTTTACGTATTAATCCGAAAACCAATATAAACAGCAGGCAAACTTATTTTAATAATTTAAAAGTTAGAAATGGTAGAAATAATACCGAGGCTGCCGTTGCGGGCTTACCAGAAAATGGTCGTTATGCCAATTTTTCTTGGTCGCCAAATCAAAAAATGATGGCGTTTACCAATACGGTGAGTACTGGCGTAGAGCTTTGGCTGCTCGATATTGCTTCTAATTCGGCTAAAAAACTAACCGATGCCAACCTGAATGCCAATACCGGTAGACCGTTTTCATGGCTTAAAGACAACAGTGCCCTACTTATAAAAACATTAGTAAAAGACCGAAAATCATTAATTGATACCAAAACTGCTGTACCAACTGGTCCTACAATTTCGGTGAGTGAAGCGGGTAAAAAAGCACAAAATAGAACCTATCAAGATTTATTAAAAAATAAAACCGACGAGCACAATTTTGAGCAATTGGCTTTATCAGAATTACATAAAGTAGATTTAAATGGCAATACAAGTTTATGGATGAAAGCCGCCATGTACAGAAGTGTTTCTTTTTCTCCAGACGGTAATTATGTGATGGTGACTACTATAGAAAAACCATTTTCTTATTTAGTGCCTTATCGCAGATTCCCATCAAAAACAACTATTTACGACCCAAACGGAGGTTTAATTAAAACCATTTTAGAAGTGCCTTTAATAGAAGATTTACCAAAAGGATTTATGGCCGTTAGAAAAGGCAAAAGAAACCTGTCTTGGAGAGCCGATAAACCAGCCACGTTATTTTGGGTAGAAGCGCTCGACGAAGGCGACCCAGAGAAAGAAGTGACACACAGAGATGAAGTTTTTGAATTAGCTGCTCCTTTTAACGGCAACCCTAAATCTTTACTAAAAACCATAGGAAGATTTGGTGGCATAGAATGGGGAAATAACACTACTGCGGTGGCTTACGATTATTGGTGGAATACAAGAAATACGAAAGCTTATCTTTTTAATCCATCAAAAACAAAAAAAGAACCAGTAATTATTTCAGATAGAAATTATCAAGACCGTTACAACGACCCAGGTAATTTTGTAACAAAACGGAATGAATATGGTCGTTACACTCTAGACATCATTGATGATAAGGCCTTTTTAATTGGCGATGGCTATAGTGAAGCAGGAAAATTTCCGTTTGTAGACGAAATGAATTTAAAAACTACAAAAACTTCAAGGTTATATCAATCGGAATTAACAGATAAAGTAGAAGACATTTCCTCGGCCTTAGATATGGAAAAAGGAGAAATTTTAGTGCGCATTGAGTCTAAAAATGAATTCCCAAATTACTACATCAGAAATATCAAAGAGAAAACGGACCCTACTCCACTAACACAATTTGAAAATCCGTTTAGCAGCATTCAAAATGTCTATAAAGAAGTTATTAAATATACCCGTGAAGACGGACTAGAACTATCTGGAACGCTCTACCTGCCAACTAATTACGAAAAAGGCAAGAAATACCCAATGATTATGTGGGCTTATCCAGAAGAATTTAAAGACAAAAGTAGTGCAGGACAAAACACAAAAAGTGCTAACGAGTTTACCTACCCTTGGTATGGCTCACCTATTTATTGGGTTACAAAAGGTTATGTGGTACTAGACGATGCCTCATTCCCTATTGTTGGAGAAGGCGATAAGGAACCTAATGACACGTTTGTAAAACAACTTATATCTAACGCCAAAGCCGCTATCGATGCGGTAGACAATTTAGGCTATATTCACCGAGATAAAGTGGCTGTTGGCGGACACTCTTACGGTGCTTTTATGACCGCCAATTTATTATCGCACTCCAATTTATTCGCAGCCGGAATTGCAAGAAGTGGCGCGTATAACAGAACATTAACGCCTTTTGGATTCCAAAGTGAAGAACGCAACTACTGGGAAGCTCCAGAAATTTATTATAATATGTCGCCTTTTATGCACGCCAACACCATGAAAACACCATTGCTATTAATACATGGAGAGGCCGATAATAATTCAGGAACCTACCCCCTACAAAGTGAGCGTTACTTTAATGCCCTTAAAGGTCTTGGTGCTCCCGTACGTTTAGTGATGTTGCCTAAAGAGAGCCATGGTTACAGAGCAGAAGAATCGGTATTACATATGCTTTGGGAACAAGACCAATGGCTTGAGAAGCATTTAAAAAATTAA
- the trmD gene encoding tRNA (guanosine(37)-N1)-methyltransferase TrmD, translating into MRIDIITVLPELLKSPFEASILKRAIDAGLVEVHFHNLRDYTTDNYKTIDDTQFGGGAGMVMMVEPIDKCISALKAERDYDEIIYMTPDGETLKQGIANQLSLKENIIILCGHYKGVDQRVRDHLITREISIGDYVLSGGELGAAVLCDAVIRLIPGVLGNETSALTDSFQDNLLAPPIYTKPRDYKGWKVPELLFGGNLPEIEKWREEQAYLRTKARRPDLLED; encoded by the coding sequence ATGCGTATAGATATAATAACCGTTTTACCAGAATTGCTTAAAAGCCCGTTTGAAGCCTCAATCTTAAAACGTGCTATAGACGCAGGTTTGGTTGAAGTCCATTTTCATAATCTCCGCGATTATACCACAGATAACTATAAAACCATCGACGACACCCAATTTGGTGGTGGCGCAGGTATGGTTATGATGGTGGAACCTATAGATAAATGCATTAGCGCATTAAAAGCAGAACGCGATTACGACGAGATAATTTACATGACACCAGACGGTGAAACCCTAAAACAAGGTATAGCCAACCAGCTCTCGTTAAAAGAAAACATCATTATTTTATGTGGCCATTATAAGGGTGTAGACCAACGTGTACGCGACCATTTAATAACACGCGAAATATCTATTGGAGATTATGTGTTATCTGGTGGCGAATTAGGTGCTGCTGTGCTATGCGATGCTGTAATTAGATTAATTCCTGGCGTTTTAGGTAATGAAACCTCGGCACTCACCGATTCGTTTCAAGATAACTTATTGGCACCACCAATTTATACCAAACCAAGAGACTATAAAGGCTGGAAAGTACCAGAATTATTATTCGGGGGTAACTTGCCAGAGATCGAAAAATGGCGAGAAGAGCAAGCCTATTTGCGCACTAAAGCACGACGCCCAGATTTATTAGAAGATTAG
- a CDS encoding DHH family phosphoesterase, which translates to MKNEDIKSIKELLATPKNIVIVPHKNPDGDAIGSTLALYHYLSKNKHQAKVIVPNDYPSFLKWIPGNEHILKYDSQTEECEALIQAADIIFTLDFNAFHRTGDMESVLSQSAALKIMIDHHQAPDDYATYMFSDVSMSSTCEMVYHFIDYLGDRSQIDATIATCIYVGIMTDTGSFRFSSTTSKTHQIVADLIDKGANNSQIHNHVYDTNSYERLQLLGQALSNLEIISGYRTAYITLSQDELNRYNYKKGDTEGVVNYALSINNIIFAAIFIEDKKEGIIKISLRSKGDFSVNEFARAHFNGGGHTNAAGGRTELSLEDTVEKFISILPSYNDALNHDETI; encoded by the coding sequence ATGAAAAATGAAGACATTAAAAGTATCAAGGAATTATTGGCAACGCCAAAAAACATTGTTATCGTTCCGCATAAAAATCCAGATGGTGATGCCATTGGTTCCACCTTAGCACTGTATCATTATCTGTCTAAGAATAAGCATCAAGCTAAGGTTATTGTGCCTAATGATTATCCGAGTTTTTTAAAATGGATTCCGGGTAATGAGCACATTTTAAAATACGATTCTCAAACAGAAGAGTGTGAGGCACTCATTCAAGCTGCCGATATTATTTTTACTTTAGATTTTAATGCTTTTCATAGAACGGGCGATATGGAGTCTGTTTTAAGTCAAAGTGCGGCCTTAAAGATTATGATCGATCACCATCAAGCGCCAGATGATTATGCCACTTATATGTTTTCGGATGTTAGTATGAGCTCCACCTGCGAAATGGTTTATCATTTTATTGATTACTTAGGAGATAGGTCTCAAATTGATGCTACTATAGCTACCTGTATTTATGTGGGCATTATGACCGATACGGGGTCTTTCAGATTCTCTTCAACAACCAGCAAAACGCATCAAATTGTAGCCGATTTAATCGATAAAGGTGCGAATAATTCCCAAATACACAACCATGTTTACGATACTAATAGTTACGAGCGTTTACAACTATTAGGTCAAGCTTTAAGTAATTTAGAAATCATTTCAGGTTATAGAACCGCTTATATTACACTTTCGCAAGACGAGCTAAATCGTTATAACTATAAAAAAGGCGATACCGAAGGCGTTGTTAATTATGCGCTGTCTATTAATAACATTATTTTCGCAGCTATTTTTATTGAAGATAAAAAGGAAGGTATTATAAAAATATCGCTACGCTCGAAAGGTGATTTTTCGGTAAATGAATTTGCTCGAGCCCATTTTAACGGAGGTGGCCATACCAATGCTGCAGGAGGGCGTACAGAGTTGTCTTTAGAAGATACTGTAGAAAAATTTATTAGTATATTGCCTAGCTATAACGATGCCCTAAACCATGATGAAACAATTTAG
- the htpG gene encoding molecular chaperone HtpG, whose protein sequence is MTKGSINVSVENIFPLIKKFLYSDHEIFLRELISNATDATLKLKHLTSIGEAKVEYGNPQIEVKIDKEGKKLHIIDQGLGMTADEVEKYINQVAFSGAEEFLDKYKDSAKDSGIIGHFGLGFYSAFMVADKVEIITKSYKDEPAAHWTCDGSPEFTLETADKSDRGTEIILHIAEDSTEFLEETRIRELLLKYNKFMPVPIKFGTKEINDPDFTPQTTTDKDGKETTEPHKQITVDNIINNPNPAWTKQPSELEEDDYKNFYHELYPMQFEEPLFNIHLNVDYPFNLTGILYFPKMGQDLNIQKDRIQLYQNQVFVTDNVEGIVPEFLTMLRGVIDSPDIPLNVSRSYLQADGAVKKISSYITRKVADKLKSLFNNNREDFEAKWNDIKVVIEYGMLSEDKFYDKADAFALYPTVDGKHYTYDELFNKIKAKQTDKDGKLVILYASDKDAQHSYIESAKAKDYEVLLLDSPIVSHVLQKLESTKENITFARVDGDHINNLIKKDETTISKLDEDQTKALDALLKEVIPAEKFTVQLEPMDSNESPFTITQPEFMRRMKEMQATGGGGGMNMFGNMPEMYNLVVNTNSALVSEILETKTKKKQERLINQGLDLARLSQGLLKGEALTNFIKRSYDMIK, encoded by the coding sequence ATGACAAAAGGAAGCATTAATGTATCGGTAGAAAACATCTTTCCACTCATTAAAAAATTCTTGTACAGCGACCACGAAATATTTTTGCGTGAGCTCATCAGTAACGCCACAGATGCCACTTTAAAATTAAAACACCTTACCAGTATTGGCGAAGCTAAGGTTGAATATGGCAATCCGCAAATAGAAGTTAAAATTGATAAGGAAGGCAAAAAACTTCATATTATAGACCAAGGTTTAGGAATGACGGCCGATGAAGTTGAAAAATACATCAACCAAGTGGCCTTTTCTGGAGCTGAAGAGTTTTTAGATAAATACAAAGATTCGGCTAAAGATTCTGGAATTATCGGTCATTTTGGTTTAGGATTTTATTCGGCGTTTATGGTTGCCGATAAAGTTGAGATTATCACAAAATCTTATAAAGACGAACCTGCAGCACATTGGACCTGCGATGGCTCGCCAGAATTCACTTTAGAGACTGCCGATAAATCAGATCGCGGAACAGAAATCATCCTTCATATCGCTGAAGATTCAACCGAGTTCTTAGAAGAAACACGTATTCGTGAACTCCTGTTAAAATACAATAAGTTTATGCCGGTTCCAATTAAATTTGGAACTAAAGAAATAAACGACCCAGACTTCACCCCACAAACAACAACAGATAAAGACGGTAAAGAAACTACCGAGCCTCATAAGCAAATTACGGTAGATAATATAATTAACAACCCAAACCCAGCGTGGACCAAGCAGCCGTCTGAACTGGAAGAAGACGATTATAAAAACTTTTACCACGAGTTGTATCCAATGCAATTCGAAGAGCCGTTATTTAATATTCATTTGAATGTGGATTATCCATTTAACCTAACGGGAATTTTATACTTCCCAAAAATGGGACAGGATTTAAACATTCAAAAGGATAGGATTCAGCTGTACCAAAATCAGGTGTTTGTAACCGATAATGTTGAAGGCATTGTACCAGAATTTTTAACCATGTTGCGCGGTGTAATCGATTCGCCAGATATTCCGTTAAACGTATCGCGTTCGTATTTACAAGCCGATGGTGCAGTTAAAAAAATATCGTCTTATATTACCAGAAAAGTTGCCGATAAATTAAAATCCTTATTCAATAATAACCGTGAAGATTTTGAAGCCAAATGGAACGATATTAAAGTTGTAATTGAATACGGTATGCTTTCCGAAGATAAATTCTACGATAAAGCTGATGCCTTTGCATTGTACCCAACCGTAGATGGTAAACACTATACTTACGATGAGCTTTTCAACAAAATAAAAGCAAAACAAACCGATAAAGATGGTAAATTAGTTATTCTGTATGCCTCAGATAAAGATGCGCAGCACAGCTATATCGAATCGGCAAAAGCTAAAGATTACGAGGTATTATTGTTAGACTCTCCAATTGTATCGCATGTATTGCAAAAACTAGAAAGCACAAAAGAAAACATAACCTTTGCACGTGTAGATGGCGACCATATTAATAATTTAATTAAGAAAGACGAAACCACGATTTCTAAATTAGATGAAGACCAAACTAAGGCTTTAGACGCGTTATTAAAAGAAGTTATCCCTGCCGAAAAATTCACGGTGCAATTAGAACCAATGGATAGCAACGAATCGCCATTTACCATTACGCAACCAGAATTTATGCGCCGTATGAAAGAAATGCAAGCTACAGGTGGTGGTGGTGGTATGAACATGTTTGGCAATATGCCAGAAATGTACAATCTTGTGGTAAATACCAACTCGGCTTTAGTAAGTGAAATTTTAGAAACAAAAACTAAAAAGAAACAAGAACGCTTAATTAATCAAGGTTTAGATTTAGCGCGATTGTCTCAAGGTTTACTTAAAGGTGAAGCGTTAACCAACTTTATTAAACGTAGCTACGACATGATAAAGTAA
- a CDS encoding 3-oxoacyl-ACP synthase III family protein has protein sequence MYNSKIIGLGKYVPEQVVTNDDLSKMMDTNDAWIQERTGIKERRWVKEGSEDTSATMGAKAAEIAIERSGLTKDDIDFVVFATMTPDYYFPGCGVQIQDLLGLKNVGAIDIRNQCSGFIYAISVADQFIKTGMYKNVLVVGAEYHSNGLDKTTRGRGVTVIFGDGAGACVLSREEDNTKGILSTHLFSEGKYADKLIVEAPSIKHWVPEIIASKGEDLSYFPYMDGTFVFKHAVVRFSEAIVAGLEKNGLNKEDIDMLIPHQANLRIAQFIQKKFELKDEQVFNNITKYGNTTAASIIIALTEAWEEGKINDGDNVVLAAFGSGFTWGSAIIKW, from the coding sequence ATGTATAATTCTAAAATAATAGGCTTAGGTAAATATGTTCCAGAACAGGTGGTGACTAACGATGATTTATCTAAAATGATGGACACCAATGATGCTTGGATACAAGAACGCACCGGCATAAAAGAACGTCGTTGGGTAAAGGAAGGCAGTGAAGACACATCGGCAACGATGGGTGCTAAAGCCGCAGAAATTGCGATTGAGCGTTCGGGCTTAACTAAAGACGATATCGATTTTGTGGTATTCGCAACCATGACACCCGATTATTATTTTCCGGGTTGTGGCGTACAAATTCAAGACTTATTAGGTCTTAAAAATGTGGGTGCTATCGATATTAGAAACCAATGCTCTGGTTTTATTTATGCTATTTCTGTGGCCGATCAATTTATAAAAACAGGCATGTATAAAAACGTGTTGGTGGTTGGTGCCGAATACCATTCTAACGGATTAGATAAAACCACAAGAGGACGGGGTGTTACTGTTATTTTTGGCGATGGCGCCGGGGCTTGTGTGTTAAGTAGAGAAGAAGATAACACCAAAGGCATTTTGTCTACACATTTGTTTAGCGAAGGGAAATATGCCGATAAACTTATTGTAGAAGCTCCAAGCATTAAGCATTGGGTGCCAGAAATCATCGCGTCTAAAGGTGAAGATTTATCTTATTTTCCGTACATGGACGGTACTTTTGTTTTTAAACATGCCGTAGTGCGTTTTAGCGAGGCTATTGTTGCTGGACTTGAAAAAAACGGACTAAATAAGGAAGATATAGATATGTTAATTCCGCATCAAGCCAATTTACGCATTGCCCAGTTTATACAAAAGAAATTCGAGCTAAAAGACGAGCAGGTGTTTAATAATATCACGAAATACGGTAACACTACAGCGGCATCTATCATTATAGCTCTAACCGAAGCGTGGGAAGAGGGTAAAATAAACGATGGCGATAATGTCGTATTAGCAGCCTTTGGTAGTGGTTTTACTTGGGGAAGTGCCATTATTAAGTGGTAA
- a CDS encoding NADP-dependent isocitrate dehydrogenase: MSKITYTKTDEAPALATRSFLPIVEAFVKSSGIQLETKDISLASRILSAFPDFLNEDQRVSDDLAYLGKLVKQPEANIVKLPNISASIPQLNAAIHELQSQGFKIPHYPDEPKNDSEKDIKSRYDKIKGSAVNPVLREGNSDRRAPKAVKNYAKNNPHHMGAWSSNSKTHVATMSHGDFAHNEKSVTLKHATNIKIEHIDTKGNSTILKNDLALLQGEIIDATVLSKQALISFLEEQIADAKEKNVLFSLHMKATMMKVSDPIIFGHAVRSFFKDVFAKHKDTFEKIGVDVNHGFGDLINNLKTLPEAKRQEIETDIETAFKNGPDLAMVNSDKGITNLHVPSDVIIDASMPAMIRNSGQMWNAEGKLQDTKAVIPDSSYAGIYTATIDFCKKHGAFDPTTMGTVPNVGLMAQKAEEYGSHDKTFEIVSNGIVRVVDASGTTLIEHPVEAGDIWRMCQTKDAPIQDWVKLAVTRARASQTPAVFWLDKNRAHDAELIRKVNTYLKDHDTTGLDLRILAPIDATLFTCERLKVGKDTISVSGNVLRDYLTDLFPILEVGTSAKMLSIVPLMNGGGLFETGAGGSAPKHVQQLLEENHLRWDSLGEFLALAVSLEHFGEANNNIKAKILGETLDDATDKLLENKKGPSRKSGELDNRGSHFYLAMYWAQELASQNKDQTLKTEFSKIAKQLAENENTIIKELTEIQGKPVDIGGYYHPDENLVNHIMRPSKTLNSIL; the protein is encoded by the coding sequence ATGTCAAAAATCACTTACACAAAAACTGATGAAGCTCCAGCTTTAGCAACCCGTTCTTTCTTGCCCATAGTCGAGGCCTTCGTTAAATCTTCTGGAATACAACTCGAAACTAAAGATATTTCTTTAGCTTCAAGAATATTATCTGCTTTCCCAGATTTCTTAAATGAAGATCAACGCGTTTCAGACGATTTAGCCTATCTCGGCAAATTAGTGAAACAACCTGAAGCTAATATTGTAAAATTACCTAATATAAGTGCTTCTATTCCGCAGCTTAATGCAGCAATACACGAACTACAATCGCAAGGCTTTAAAATACCTCACTACCCCGATGAGCCCAAAAACGATTCAGAAAAAGATATAAAATCACGTTACGATAAAATTAAAGGTAGTGCCGTAAATCCAGTACTTCGCGAGGGAAACTCAGACAGACGTGCCCCAAAAGCTGTAAAAAACTACGCTAAAAACAATCCTCACCATATGGGTGCTTGGTCTAGCAACTCTAAAACCCATGTCGCGACAATGAGTCATGGCGATTTTGCTCATAATGAGAAATCGGTGACTTTAAAACATGCCACAAACATTAAAATAGAACATATAGATACGAAAGGAAATTCGACTATTTTAAAAAATGATTTAGCCTTACTACAAGGCGAAATTATAGATGCCACCGTATTGAGCAAACAAGCCTTAATTAGTTTTCTTGAAGAACAAATTGCAGATGCCAAAGAAAAAAACGTTTTGTTTTCTTTGCACATGAAAGCCACTATGATGAAAGTTTCAGACCCTATTATATTTGGCCATGCGGTACGATCCTTCTTTAAAGATGTCTTTGCCAAACACAAAGACACATTCGAGAAAATCGGTGTCGATGTTAATCATGGTTTTGGAGACTTAATAAACAACCTTAAAACGTTACCTGAGGCTAAGCGACAAGAAATCGAGACCGATATTGAAACTGCTTTTAAAAATGGCCCAGATCTGGCCATGGTAAATAGCGATAAAGGCATTACCAATTTACACGTCCCTAGCGATGTGATTATTGACGCTTCCATGCCTGCCATGATTAGAAATTCTGGGCAAATGTGGAATGCCGAAGGAAAACTGCAAGACACCAAAGCCGTAATTCCAGATAGTAGTTATGCAGGAATTTATACCGCAACTATAGATTTTTGTAAAAAACATGGTGCATTCGATCCCACAACCATGGGAACCGTTCCTAATGTCGGACTTATGGCACAAAAAGCCGAAGAGTACGGATCGCATGATAAAACTTTTGAAATAGTTTCTAACGGAATTGTACGTGTTGTAGATGCGTCAGGAACGACGTTAATTGAACATCCTGTTGAAGCTGGAGACATTTGGCGCATGTGCCAAACCAAAGATGCTCCCATTCAAGATTGGGTAAAACTCGCGGTAACACGAGCCAGAGCCTCGCAAACACCAGCCGTTTTTTGGTTAGACAAAAACAGAGCGCACGATGCCGAATTAATTAGAAAAGTAAACACCTATTTAAAAGATCACGACACAACAGGTTTAGATTTAAGAATATTAGCTCCTATTGATGCCACACTTTTCACCTGCGAACGATTAAAAGTTGGAAAAGATACCATTTCTGTTTCAGGTAATGTGTTACGCGATTACTTAACCGATTTGTTTCCTATCCTAGAAGTAGGTACAAGTGCTAAAATGTTGTCCATTGTGCCTTTAATGAATGGCGGCGGTTTGTTTGAAACTGGTGCTGGAGGGTCGGCACCTAAACACGTGCAACAATTATTAGAAGAAAACCATTTACGTTGGGATTCTTTAGGCGAGTTTTTAGCATTAGCAGTTTCTTTAGAGCATTTTGGTGAGGCCAATAATAATATAAAAGCCAAAATTCTAGGGGAAACTTTAGATGATGCGACCGATAAATTATTAGAAAATAAAAAAGGGCCATCTCGTAAGTCTGGCGAATTAGACAACAGAGGAAGCCATTTTTATTTAGCCATGTATTGGGCTCAGGAATTAGCTAGTCAAAATAAAGACCAGACCTTAAAAACAGAATTCTCTAAAATTGCTAAACAATTAGCAGAAAACGAAAATACCATTATAAAAGAATTAACCGAGATTCAAGGTAAACCTGTAGATATTGGTGGGTATTATCACCCTGATGAAAATTTAGTAAACCACATCATGAGACCAAGTAAAACACTTAACAGTATCTTATAA
- a CDS encoding GNAT family N-acetyltransferase, with product MFRKNTPQYFDQSEEKDLKNYLNHNIEDYFVYDVHSEIIGAGGINYFFEEKLARISWDMIHPNYQGHGIGKRLVQHRINHLNANPNIDLIAVRTSQLAYKFYAKMGFALEKVEKDFWATGFDLYQMQLKNKN from the coding sequence TTGTTTAGAAAAAACACACCTCAATATTTTGACCAATCAGAGGAAAAAGATTTGAAAAATTATCTAAACCATAACATTGAAGACTATTTTGTTTACGACGTACACTCTGAAATTATCGGAGCTGGTGGTATCAACTATTTTTTCGAAGAAAAACTTGCCAGAATTTCATGGGATATGATTCACCCAAATTATCAAGGGCATGGAATCGGAAAAAGATTAGTACAACACCGCATTAATCATTTAAATGCAAATCCGAACATTGATTTAATTGCTGTTAGAACGAGCCAACTTGCCTATAAGTTTTATGCTAAAATGGGCTTTGCATTAGAAAAAGTTGAAAAAGATTTTTGGGCGACAGGTTTTGACCTTTATCAAATGCAATTGAAGAACAAAAACTAA